Below is a genomic region from Flavobacterium ginsengisoli.
CATCATTCCGCTTCTCACAATTATTCTCGGTGTCGATATTCATTATGCCATTGGAGCTGCTTTAGTCTCTGTTATCGCCACTTCTTCAGGTTCTGCTCGCAGCTTATGTAAAAGAAGGAATCACCAACATGCGAATGGGAATTTTTCTCGAAATCGCCACTACAATTGGAGCGGTTTGCGGAGCCTTGCTTTCGACTATTGCCCCTACTTCTTTTATAGCCGTTTTGTTTGGTTTAACGCTGATTTTCTCTGCTATTAATTCTCTTCGAAAAAAAGAAGAACATATCGTACTAGAATCTAGTCCGCTGGCTAAAAAGCTAAAATTAGAAGGAACTTATCCTACTCACGACGGCGAAGTTGTAAAATACGGAACCAAAAATGTTATTGGCGGTTTTAGTATGATGGGTGTTGCCGGAATGATGTCTGGATTGCTCGGAATTGGTTCTGGTGCTTTTAAAGTAATTGCAATGGACAATATTATGCGTGTTCCTTTTAAAGTTTCTACCACAACTAGTAATTTTATGATGGGTGTTACGGCAATGGCGAGTTCTGTAATTTATATTCAGAAAGGATATATTGAACCCGGAATCTGTATGCCAGTTGTAATTGGAGTTTTGTTTGGAGCTATGGCTGGAGCCAAAATATTGGTACGAACAAATCCGAAGAAATTGAGAATATTTTTTGCCTGCTTAATTTTTGTTTTGGCAATCAATATGATTTATAACGGACTAAATGGAAAAATCTAATATGGTACAGGAAGAAAAATTTGGAGAAAAAGATTTTCAGACAATTATAGGAAACTTGCTTCGTTACGGAGTTTGGATTTCGTTATCTGTAGCCTTCATTGGCGGAATCGTTTATTTGATTCATAACGGAAATCAGATTGAGGATTATTCTGTTTTTAAAGAAAATGATCGCAATATATTTGAAGTAATCGCCACAATTTACAATGGAGCAATTCAAGGAAA
It encodes:
- a CDS encoding DUF1634 domain-containing protein; translated protein: MEKSNMVQEEKFGEKDFQTIIGNLLRYGVWISLSVAFIGGIVYLIHNGNQIEDYSVFKENDRNIFEVIATIYNGAIQGNGESLIFTGIIFLFMTPVLRVLAFVIFVFIGKRLLIRWHYINCNTDYHYQYILWFLTLKKL